A genomic segment from Anopheles maculipalpis chromosome X, idAnoMacuDA_375_x, whole genome shotgun sequence encodes:
- the LOC126568426 gene encoding uncharacterized protein LOC126568426 isoform X3, whose protein sequence is MAASFCGKRLLLTRTNLFANPRRHGYIVLVPEIGEDLPEKNPLSNPHGLPEFNNVTIEKCVGAIGQQAIAAEKSVRAIEERLEQAAAGTGTPVSDVIKDIILPLEATGAPLETTWGIAKTLYLGNSSRMPTKSYLTIHERARGARRSKFNSVPIYRTLKGVLEDTAKRQELSGEERRLLQKYVLEAKLSGIEVDGSSKLELNEILERLAQERTRFAGKRDMAVKKYQQLIEDPALMKEFPPTLLQSLATDPSQAMKGPWKITLQPAVAERFLEYCGDRTHRWNLWQADTRKCSIHTDKSLENSTHLESIRALRKRQAKLLGYESYVHMSMETKMAGSVESVSNALDELHRYAKPAADGELSALERFAGEHGFRGPLDIYDVPYWKRRHLATVHQFDQEALKDYFPLPRVLTGLFQLAEQLFGVRIVERVGVDVWHEDVRFYDVLETGPDASSEPIAGFYTDFYSREDEKLAVADNAGWMVGIGSRSVGNASQPLAALICNFPAPLYGKPSLLTVDDVQTLFNRFGKALQHLLTTCRYSDVAGLSNVEWDAVEVSGHVLTHLLYDSATIRAISSHYTNEDPLPEPCVEAIQRRRTHLAGYRLCRDLYFANLDLQLHLTSDYWLDVTKKLYPQYHPFPLDRKDAHPCSLVPIASGDWGAAYYSHLWSRMIAADVYSAFAEAKEPVARQEVGRRFRDTFLALGGGCHPSEVFRRFRGRDPSPTALLQTLGIYKPQAVGGGAGGGGVGGGGGGGVGDIGGGLGIGGGSGGGGGGGGGVVGGAAGGGGAGSIGGTNNNLQQRHNSALA, encoded by the exons ATGGCCGCTTCATTTTGTGGTAAAAGATTGCTACTGACACGAACGAATCTGTTTGCCAACCCGCGACGTCATGGGTATATTGTGCT GGTACCGGAGATTGGGGAAGATTTGCCGGAGAAAAATCCACTCTCGAACCCGCACGGTTTGCCCGAGTTTAACAACGTAACGATTGAGAAGTGTGTCGGTGCGATTGGCCAGCAGGCAATCGCGGCGGAAAAGAGCGTACGGGCGATCGAGGAGCGGTTGGAACAGGCAGCGGCCGGTACCGGTACGCCGGTGTCGGATGTTATAAAAGACATTATACTGCCGTTGGAGGCGACCGGGGCACCGCTAGAAACGACCTGGGGTATAGCGAAAACGCTCTACCTTGGGAATAGTTCGCGTATGCCAACCAAGAGCTACCTGACGATACATGAACGGGCACGCGGTGCACGGCGATCAAAGTTTAACAGTGTCCCGATCTATCGCACACTGAAGGGTGTGCTTGAAGATACGGCAAAGAGGCAGGAACTGTCCGGGGAGGAACGTCGACTGTTGCAAAAGTATGTGCTGGAGGCGAAGCTGAGCGGTATCGAGGTGGATGGATCATCCAAGTTGGAGTTGAATGAGATTCTCGAACGATTAGCCCAGGAACGTACCCGTTTTGCGGGTAAGCGTGACATGGCGGTGAAGAAGTATCAGCAACTGATCGAGGATCCGGCCCTAATGAAAGAGTTCCCACCGACGCTACTCCAATCGCTTGCCACCGATCCGAGCCAAGCTATGAAGGGTCCTTGGAAGATCACGCTTCAGCCTGCTGTTGCGGAACGCTTCCTGGAGTATTGCGGTGATCGGACGCATCGCTGGAACCTATGGCAGGCGGACACACGGAAGTGTTCCATACACACGGACAAGTCGCTCGAGAACAGTACCCATCTGGAATCGATCAGAGCGTTACGTAAGCGACAGGCAAAGCTACTCGGCTACGAATCGTACGTCCACATGTCgatggaaacaaaaatggcCGGCTCGGTGGAGTCGGTTTCGAACGCACTCGACGAGCTGCACCGGTACGCGAAACCGGCCGCCGATGGCGAACTGAGCGCTTTGGAACGGTTTGCCGGTGAGCATGGGTTCCGTGGACCGCTCGACATCTACGATGTTCCTTACTGGAAACGACGCCATCTTGCCACCGTACATCAGTTCGATCAGGAAGCGTTGAAGGATTATTTCCCACTGCCACGCGTACTGACCGGGCTGTTCCAGCTAGCCGAGCAACTGTTCGGCGTACGGATTGTCGAGCGGGTCGGTGTGGATGTGTGGCATGAGGATGTACGGTTTTACGATGTGTTGGAAACGGGCCCGGATGCATCATCTGAACCGATCGCAGGGTTTTATACGGATTTTTATTCGCGCGAGGATGAAAAGCTAGCGGTAGCGGATAATGCCGGCTGGATGGTTGGTATCGGAAGTCGTAGTGTTGGGAATGCTTCCCAGCCTTTAGCTGCGCTGATTTGCAACTTCCCTGCACCACTGTACGGCAAACCGTCCCTGCTAACGGTCGACGATGTGCAGACGCTATTTAATCGGTTCGGGAAAGCGTTACAACATTTGCTTACCACCTGCCGGTATAGTGATGTGGCTGGGCTGTCCAACGTCGAGTGGGATGCGGTGGAGGTGAGCGGGCATGTGTTGACGCATCTGCTGTACGATTCCGCTACGATACGGGCAATTTCGTCCCACTACACTAACGAAGATCCGCTGCCGGAACCGTGCGTCGAAGCGATCCAACGACGACGCACGCATCTGGCCGGCTATCGACTATGTCGCGACCTGTACTTCGCCAATCTCGATCTACAGCTGCACCTAACGAGCGATTACTGGTTGGATGTGACGAAAAAGCTTTACCCGCAGTACCATCCGTTCCCGCTCGATCGTAAGGATGCGCATCCCTGCTCGCTCGTACCGATCGCATCCGGCGACTGGGGCGCAGCGTACTACAGCCATCTTTGGTCGCGCATGATTGCGGCGGATGTGTATAGTGCGTTCGCGGAGGCGAAGGAACCGGTAGCACGGCAGGAAGTGGGCCGACGGTTCCGGGACACGTTCCTGGCCCTCGGTGGTGGGTGCCATCCGAGCGAGGTGTTCCGTCGGTTCCGTGGCAGGGATCCATCGCCGACCGCACTACTTCAAACGCTCGGCATTTATAAGCCGCAGGCAGTGGGTGGAGGTGcgg
- the LOC126568426 gene encoding uncharacterized protein LOC126568426 isoform X1 yields the protein MAASFCGKRLLLTRTNLFANPRRHGYIVLVPEIGEDLPEKNPLSNPHGLPEFNNVTIEKCVGAIGQQAIAAEKSVRAIEERLEQAAAGTGTPVSDVIKDIILPLEATGAPLETTWGIAKTLYLGNSSRMPTKSYLTIHERARGARRSKFNSVPIYRTLKGVLEDTAKRQELSGEERRLLQKYVLEAKLSGIEVDGSSKLELNEILERLAQERTRFAGKRDMAVKKYQQLIEDPALMKEFPPTLLQSLATDPSQAMKGPWKITLQPAVAERFLEYCGDRTHRWNLWQADTRKCSIHTDKSLENSTHLESIRALRKRQAKLLGYESYVHMSMETKMAGSVESVSNALDELHRYAKPAADGELSALERFAGEHGFRGPLDIYDVPYWKRRHLATVHQFDQEALKDYFPLPRVLTGLFQLAEQLFGVRIVERVGVDVWHEDVRFYDVLETGPDASSEPIAGFYTDFYSREDEKLAVADNAGWMVGIGSRSVGNASQPLAALICNFPAPLYGKPSLLTVDDVQTLFNRFGKALQHLLTTCRYSDVAGLSNVEWDAVEVSGHVLTHLLYDSATIRAISSHYTNEDPLPEPCVEAIQRRRTHLAGYRLCRDLYFANLDLQLHLTSDYWLDVTKKLYPQYHPFPLDRKDAHPCSLVPIASGDWGAAYYSHLWSRMIAADVYSAFAEAKEPVARQEVGRRFRDTFLALGGGCHPSEVFRRFRGRDPSPTALLQTLGIYKPQAVGGGAGGGGVGGGGGGGVGDIGGGLGIGGGSGGGGGGGGGVVGGAAGGGGAGSIGGTNNNLQQRHNSALAVSIETDV from the exons ATGGCCGCTTCATTTTGTGGTAAAAGATTGCTACTGACACGAACGAATCTGTTTGCCAACCCGCGACGTCATGGGTATATTGTGCT GGTACCGGAGATTGGGGAAGATTTGCCGGAGAAAAATCCACTCTCGAACCCGCACGGTTTGCCCGAGTTTAACAACGTAACGATTGAGAAGTGTGTCGGTGCGATTGGCCAGCAGGCAATCGCGGCGGAAAAGAGCGTACGGGCGATCGAGGAGCGGTTGGAACAGGCAGCGGCCGGTACCGGTACGCCGGTGTCGGATGTTATAAAAGACATTATACTGCCGTTGGAGGCGACCGGGGCACCGCTAGAAACGACCTGGGGTATAGCGAAAACGCTCTACCTTGGGAATAGTTCGCGTATGCCAACCAAGAGCTACCTGACGATACATGAACGGGCACGCGGTGCACGGCGATCAAAGTTTAACAGTGTCCCGATCTATCGCACACTGAAGGGTGTGCTTGAAGATACGGCAAAGAGGCAGGAACTGTCCGGGGAGGAACGTCGACTGTTGCAAAAGTATGTGCTGGAGGCGAAGCTGAGCGGTATCGAGGTGGATGGATCATCCAAGTTGGAGTTGAATGAGATTCTCGAACGATTAGCCCAGGAACGTACCCGTTTTGCGGGTAAGCGTGACATGGCGGTGAAGAAGTATCAGCAACTGATCGAGGATCCGGCCCTAATGAAAGAGTTCCCACCGACGCTACTCCAATCGCTTGCCACCGATCCGAGCCAAGCTATGAAGGGTCCTTGGAAGATCACGCTTCAGCCTGCTGTTGCGGAACGCTTCCTGGAGTATTGCGGTGATCGGACGCATCGCTGGAACCTATGGCAGGCGGACACACGGAAGTGTTCCATACACACGGACAAGTCGCTCGAGAACAGTACCCATCTGGAATCGATCAGAGCGTTACGTAAGCGACAGGCAAAGCTACTCGGCTACGAATCGTACGTCCACATGTCgatggaaacaaaaatggcCGGCTCGGTGGAGTCGGTTTCGAACGCACTCGACGAGCTGCACCGGTACGCGAAACCGGCCGCCGATGGCGAACTGAGCGCTTTGGAACGGTTTGCCGGTGAGCATGGGTTCCGTGGACCGCTCGACATCTACGATGTTCCTTACTGGAAACGACGCCATCTTGCCACCGTACATCAGTTCGATCAGGAAGCGTTGAAGGATTATTTCCCACTGCCACGCGTACTGACCGGGCTGTTCCAGCTAGCCGAGCAACTGTTCGGCGTACGGATTGTCGAGCGGGTCGGTGTGGATGTGTGGCATGAGGATGTACGGTTTTACGATGTGTTGGAAACGGGCCCGGATGCATCATCTGAACCGATCGCAGGGTTTTATACGGATTTTTATTCGCGCGAGGATGAAAAGCTAGCGGTAGCGGATAATGCCGGCTGGATGGTTGGTATCGGAAGTCGTAGTGTTGGGAATGCTTCCCAGCCTTTAGCTGCGCTGATTTGCAACTTCCCTGCACCACTGTACGGCAAACCGTCCCTGCTAACGGTCGACGATGTGCAGACGCTATTTAATCGGTTCGGGAAAGCGTTACAACATTTGCTTACCACCTGCCGGTATAGTGATGTGGCTGGGCTGTCCAACGTCGAGTGGGATGCGGTGGAGGTGAGCGGGCATGTGTTGACGCATCTGCTGTACGATTCCGCTACGATACGGGCAATTTCGTCCCACTACACTAACGAAGATCCGCTGCCGGAACCGTGCGTCGAAGCGATCCAACGACGACGCACGCATCTGGCCGGCTATCGACTATGTCGCGACCTGTACTTCGCCAATCTCGATCTACAGCTGCACCTAACGAGCGATTACTGGTTGGATGTGACGAAAAAGCTTTACCCGCAGTACCATCCGTTCCCGCTCGATCGTAAGGATGCGCATCCCTGCTCGCTCGTACCGATCGCATCCGGCGACTGGGGCGCAGCGTACTACAGCCATCTTTGGTCGCGCATGATTGCGGCGGATGTGTATAGTGCGTTCGCGGAGGCGAAGGAACCGGTAGCACGGCAGGAAGTGGGCCGACGGTTCCGGGACACGTTCCTGGCCCTCGGTGGTGGGTGCCATCCGAGCGAGGTGTTCCGTCGGTTCCGTGGCAGGGATCCATCGCCGACCGCACTACTTCAAACGCTCGGCATTTATAAGCCGCAGGCAGTGGGTGGAGGTGcgg
- the LOC126559370 gene encoding solute carrier family 25 member 35-like codes for MDFLLGGCAATCAGFFSNPFDVIKTRQQLHGELLQRNGQTGPAPNGPTGRNPYSSVVRSFRSILRSEGVLGLQKGLVSALAFQFAMNSVRLGIYQTAENCEWTRGDTQATTLLRSIAWGGLSGVVGSTIACPLYMVKTQIQARSHGKYAVGYQHRHTSTLDALTGIYRTHGVRGLWRGYPGIVTRTAVGSSAQLATFSTCKDLFQQFDWARESVAITAFAASMVSGFFTCVFMSPFDVIATRLFNQGVDAQGRGLLYRSVVDCFTKTLRAEGLHGLYKGFVPNYWRIAPHTILNLTFWDQFKAWRDLYYGY; via the exons ATGGATTTCCTACTCGGAGGCTGTGCGGCGACCTGTGCCGGCTTCTTTAGCAATCCGTTCGATGTGATCAAAACACGCCAACAGCTGCACGGTGAGCTGCTGCAGCGTAACGGCCAAACGGGACCTGCACCGAATGGGCCAACCGGTCGCAACCCGTACAGCTCCGTCGTACGCTCGTTCCGGTCGATCCTGCGCTCGGAAGGTGTGCTCGGGCTGCAGAAGGGTTTAGTGTCGGCCCTTGCCTTCCAGTTCGCGATGAACAGTGTCCGGTTGGGTATCTACCAGACGGCGGAAAACTGCGAATGGACCCGTGGTGATACACAGGCCACGACACTGCTCCGCTCGATCGCATGGGGTGGGCTGAGCGGTGTGGTTGGGTCCACCATTGCCTGCCCGCTGTACATGGTGAAAACGCAGATCCAGGCCCGTTCGCACGGCAAGTATGCGGTCGGCTATCAGCATCGACACACCAGCACACTGGACGCACTGACCGGGATCTATAGGACGCACGGGGTACGGGGACTGTGGCGTGGTTATCCCGGCATCGTAACACGCACGGCCGTTGGATCCTCCGCCCAGCTCGCTACCTTCTCCACCTGCAAGGACCTGTTCCAACAGTTCGATTGGGCACGGGAATCCGTGGCGATCACCGCATTCGCGGCTAGTATGGTGAGCGGATTCTTTACGTGCGTGTTCATGTCACCGTTCGATGTGATTGCGACGCGGCTCTTCAATCAAG GTGTCGATGCGCAAGGACGTGGCCTTCTCTACCGGAGCGTGGTAGACTGCTTTACGAAAACGCTGCGTGCCGAGGGTTTGCACGGGCTGTACAAAGGCTTCGTGCCGAACTACTGGCGTATCGCACCGCACACCATCCTTAATCTCACGTTCTGGGATCAGTTTAAGGCGTGGCGAGATCTCTACTACGGTTACTGA
- the LOC126568426 gene encoding uncharacterized protein LOC126568426 isoform X2: protein MAASFCGKRLLLTRTNLFANPRRHGYIVLVPEIGEDLPEKNPLSNPHGLPEFNNVTIEKCVGAIGQQAIAAEKSVRAIEERLEQAAAGTGTPVSDVIKDIILPLEATGAPLETTWGIAKTLYLGNSSRMPTKSYLTIHERARGARRSKFNSVPIYRTLKGVLEDTAKRQELSGEERRLLQKYVLEAKLSGIEVDGSSKLELNEILERLAQERTRFAGKRDMAVKKYQQLIEDPALMKEFPPTLLQSLATDPSQAMKGPWKITLQPAVAERFLEYCGDRTHRWNLWQADTRKCSIHTDKSLENSTHLESIRALRKRQAKLLGYESYVHMSMETKMAGSVESVSNALDELHRYAKPAADGELSALERFAGEHGFRGPLDIYDVPYWKRRHLATVHQFDQEALKDYFPLPRVLTGLFQLAEQLFGVRIVERVGVDVWHEDVRFYDVLETGPDASSEPIAGFYTDFYSREDEKLAVADNAGWMVGIGSRSVGNASQPLAALICNFPAPLYGKPSLLTVDDVQTLFNRFGKALQHLLTTCRYSDVAGLSNVEWDAVEVSGHVLTHLLYDSATIRAISSHYTNEDPLPEPCVEAIQRRRTHLAGYRLCRDLYFANLDLQLHLTSDYWLDVTKKLYPQYHPFPLDRKDAHPCSLVPIASGDWGAAYYSHLWSRMIAADVYSAFAEAKEPVARQEVGRRFRDTFLALGGGCHPSEVFRRFRGRDPSPTALLQTLGIYKPQAVGGGAGGGGVGGGGGGGVGDIGGGLGIGGGSGGGGGGGGGVVGGAAGGGGAGSIGGTNNNLQQRHNSALAFCI, encoded by the exons ATGGCCGCTTCATTTTGTGGTAAAAGATTGCTACTGACACGAACGAATCTGTTTGCCAACCCGCGACGTCATGGGTATATTGTGCT GGTACCGGAGATTGGGGAAGATTTGCCGGAGAAAAATCCACTCTCGAACCCGCACGGTTTGCCCGAGTTTAACAACGTAACGATTGAGAAGTGTGTCGGTGCGATTGGCCAGCAGGCAATCGCGGCGGAAAAGAGCGTACGGGCGATCGAGGAGCGGTTGGAACAGGCAGCGGCCGGTACCGGTACGCCGGTGTCGGATGTTATAAAAGACATTATACTGCCGTTGGAGGCGACCGGGGCACCGCTAGAAACGACCTGGGGTATAGCGAAAACGCTCTACCTTGGGAATAGTTCGCGTATGCCAACCAAGAGCTACCTGACGATACATGAACGGGCACGCGGTGCACGGCGATCAAAGTTTAACAGTGTCCCGATCTATCGCACACTGAAGGGTGTGCTTGAAGATACGGCAAAGAGGCAGGAACTGTCCGGGGAGGAACGTCGACTGTTGCAAAAGTATGTGCTGGAGGCGAAGCTGAGCGGTATCGAGGTGGATGGATCATCCAAGTTGGAGTTGAATGAGATTCTCGAACGATTAGCCCAGGAACGTACCCGTTTTGCGGGTAAGCGTGACATGGCGGTGAAGAAGTATCAGCAACTGATCGAGGATCCGGCCCTAATGAAAGAGTTCCCACCGACGCTACTCCAATCGCTTGCCACCGATCCGAGCCAAGCTATGAAGGGTCCTTGGAAGATCACGCTTCAGCCTGCTGTTGCGGAACGCTTCCTGGAGTATTGCGGTGATCGGACGCATCGCTGGAACCTATGGCAGGCGGACACACGGAAGTGTTCCATACACACGGACAAGTCGCTCGAGAACAGTACCCATCTGGAATCGATCAGAGCGTTACGTAAGCGACAGGCAAAGCTACTCGGCTACGAATCGTACGTCCACATGTCgatggaaacaaaaatggcCGGCTCGGTGGAGTCGGTTTCGAACGCACTCGACGAGCTGCACCGGTACGCGAAACCGGCCGCCGATGGCGAACTGAGCGCTTTGGAACGGTTTGCCGGTGAGCATGGGTTCCGTGGACCGCTCGACATCTACGATGTTCCTTACTGGAAACGACGCCATCTTGCCACCGTACATCAGTTCGATCAGGAAGCGTTGAAGGATTATTTCCCACTGCCACGCGTACTGACCGGGCTGTTCCAGCTAGCCGAGCAACTGTTCGGCGTACGGATTGTCGAGCGGGTCGGTGTGGATGTGTGGCATGAGGATGTACGGTTTTACGATGTGTTGGAAACGGGCCCGGATGCATCATCTGAACCGATCGCAGGGTTTTATACGGATTTTTATTCGCGCGAGGATGAAAAGCTAGCGGTAGCGGATAATGCCGGCTGGATGGTTGGTATCGGAAGTCGTAGTGTTGGGAATGCTTCCCAGCCTTTAGCTGCGCTGATTTGCAACTTCCCTGCACCACTGTACGGCAAACCGTCCCTGCTAACGGTCGACGATGTGCAGACGCTATTTAATCGGTTCGGGAAAGCGTTACAACATTTGCTTACCACCTGCCGGTATAGTGATGTGGCTGGGCTGTCCAACGTCGAGTGGGATGCGGTGGAGGTGAGCGGGCATGTGTTGACGCATCTGCTGTACGATTCCGCTACGATACGGGCAATTTCGTCCCACTACACTAACGAAGATCCGCTGCCGGAACCGTGCGTCGAAGCGATCCAACGACGACGCACGCATCTGGCCGGCTATCGACTATGTCGCGACCTGTACTTCGCCAATCTCGATCTACAGCTGCACCTAACGAGCGATTACTGGTTGGATGTGACGAAAAAGCTTTACCCGCAGTACCATCCGTTCCCGCTCGATCGTAAGGATGCGCATCCCTGCTCGCTCGTACCGATCGCATCCGGCGACTGGGGCGCAGCGTACTACAGCCATCTTTGGTCGCGCATGATTGCGGCGGATGTGTATAGTGCGTTCGCGGAGGCGAAGGAACCGGTAGCACGGCAGGAAGTGGGCCGACGGTTCCGGGACACGTTCCTGGCCCTCGGTGGTGGGTGCCATCCGAGCGAGGTGTTCCGTCGGTTCCGTGGCAGGGATCCATCGCCGACCGCACTACTTCAAACGCTCGGCATTTATAAGCCGCAGGCAGTGGGTGGAGGTGcgg